The following are encoded in a window of Mycobacterium decipiens genomic DNA:
- a CDS encoding DHA2 family efflux MFS transporter permease subunit yields MAIDDPGTDRSSDQLDARLLRIAGVCVLGTMMAIVDTTVVTVAQRTFVAEFDTTHAIVAWTMTGYTLAMAAVIPLAGWAADRFGTKRLFMGSLAAFTLGSLLCAMAPNVILLITFRVAQGLGGGMLLPLVLTILTHEAGPKRLGRVMALLGIPMLLGPVFGPVLGGWLIDSYGWEWIFWINLPIGLTAFALAAIVLPSDHPTPSETFDFLGMLLLSPGLATFLYGVSVVPERGTLTDRQVWIPVTIGLILITGFVFHALYRADHPLIDLRLFRNRVVALSNAAMLIFMAAFFGAGLLFPSYFQELLHQTPLQSGMSMAPRGIGALLTMPFAGLLVDRRGPGQILVVGFALIASGMGIFAYGVASQADYLPTLVTGLTIMGMGMGCAMMPLSAAAVQTLAPRQIARGSTLVNVNQQVGASIGTALMSVILTSQFNRSANISAANTMASLREDAARRGVPIDPSTIPEQARTPDFPANLLNDLSQAYTVVFVVAAALATLVIIPVVFLPKRPAGAIQT; encoded by the coding sequence ATGGCCATCGACGATCCGGGCACAGACCGAAGTTCCGACCAGCTCGACGCGAGGCTGCTCCGCATCGCCGGCGTCTGTGTCCTGGGCACGATGATGGCGATCGTGGACACGACGGTGGTCACCGTCGCACAGCGCACCTTTGTCGCCGAGTTCGACACCACCCACGCCATCGTCGCCTGGACGATGACGGGCTACACACTCGCGATGGCCGCCGTGATCCCACTGGCAGGTTGGGCCGCCGACCGGTTCGGCACCAAACGACTCTTCATGGGCTCGCTCGCGGCGTTCACACTGGGCTCGCTGCTATGCGCGATGGCGCCAAACGTCATACTGCTCATCACATTTCGGGTGGCACAGGGCCTCGGCGGCGGGATGTTGCTACCCCTGGTCCTCACCATCCTGACCCACGAGGCAGGTCCCAAGCGGCTGGGCCGCGTAATGGCGCTGCTGGGCATCCCGATGCTGCTCGGCCCGGTCTTCGGGCCAGTGCTGGGCGGCTGGCTGATCGATAGTTATGGCTGGGAGTGGATCTTCTGGATCAACCTTCCGATCGGCCTGACCGCCTTCGCCCTCGCGGCGATCGTCCTGCCCTCCGATCACCCGACGCCGTCGGAAACCTTCGACTTCCTCGGCATGCTGCTGCTGTCGCCCGGCCTGGCAACGTTCCTTTACGGGGTTTCGGTCGTGCCAGAGCGCGGCACGCTGACCGATCGTCAGGTGTGGATACCGGTGACCATCGGTCTGATATTGATCACCGGGTTCGTTTTCCATGCCCTCTACCGAGCGGATCATCCGCTGATCGATTTGCGGCTGTTTCGGAACCGGGTGGTGGCGCTTTCCAACGCAGCGATGCTTATTTTCATGGCCGCCTTTTTTGGTGCCGGGCTGCTGTTTCCGAGCTACTTTCAGGAATTGCTGCACCAGACGCCATTGCAGTCCGGCATGAGCATGGCCCCCCGGGGCATCGGTGCCCTGCTGACCATGCCGTTCGCCGGATTGCTCGTTGACCGACGTGGACCGGGCCAGATCCTGGTGGTCGGCTTCGCACTGATCGCATCGGGCATGGGCATCTTCGCCTACGGGGTCGCGAGCCAGGCCGACTACCTGCCCACCCTGGTCACCGGGTTGACGATCATGGGCATGGGCATGGGTTGCGCGATGATGCCGCTTTCCGCTGCCGCTGTGCAGACCTTGGCCCCCCGCCAGATCGCGCGGGGGTCGACCCTGGTCAACGTCAATCAGCAGGTAGGCGCGTCCATCGGAACTGCACTGATGTCGGTGATCCTGACCAGCCAGTTCAACCGAAGTGCGAACATTTCCGCCGCCAATACGATGGCGAGCCTGCGCGAGGACGCCGCCCGGCGCGGGGTACCCATTGACCCGTCGACGATTCCGGAACAAGCACGGACCCCCGATTTTCCAGCCAACCTGCTGAACGACCTCTCACAGGCCTACACCGTGGTGTTTGTGGTCGCGGCCGCGTTGGCGACGTTGGTAATCATCCCGGTGGTGTTTCTGCCGAAAAGGCCGGCGGGCGCGATACAGACCTAA
- a CDS encoding TatD family hydrolase yields the protein MKIFDPHIHMTSRTTDDYERMYAAGVRAVVEPAFWLGQPRTDAASFIDYFDGLIGWERYRASQFGIAHNCTIALNPKEANDSRCRPVLEQIPRYLSKTGVVAVGEIGYDSMTADETAVFETQLEMAAERAMPALVHTPHRDKLGGTLASIEVVKRVGIDPGMVLLDHLNEVTIEPARDSGCWMGFSIYPDTKMDEGRMVALMQRYGLERIIVNSAADWGRSDPLKTAKTAQAMLAASFTEDDVDRVMWRNPVEFYGQSGQLRLISDEHDATGAFAGNTIHRGEKR from the coding sequence ATGAAGATATTCGACCCGCACATTCACATGACATCTCGTACCACCGATGACTACGAGCGGATGTACGCGGCGGGTGTGCGCGCGGTAGTCGAACCGGCCTTCTGGTTGGGACAACCCCGGACGGATGCAGCGTCGTTCATCGACTATTTTGACGGCTTGATCGGGTGGGAGCGATACCGTGCTTCGCAGTTCGGCATTGCTCACAACTGCACGATCGCATTGAATCCGAAGGAAGCCAACGACAGCCGCTGCCGGCCCGTGCTTGAGCAGATACCCCGCTACCTGTCGAAAACCGGCGTGGTGGCCGTCGGCGAGATCGGCTACGACTCGATGACGGCCGACGAAACCGCAGTGTTCGAAACACAATTGGAAATGGCGGCCGAGCGCGCCATGCCCGCCCTGGTACACACGCCCCACCGGGACAAGCTCGGCGGGACTCTGGCCAGCATTGAGGTGGTGAAGCGGGTTGGAATTGACCCGGGGATGGTGCTACTGGACCATCTGAACGAGGTGACAATAGAGCCGGCACGGGATAGCGGGTGCTGGATGGGCTTTTCGATCTATCCAGACACCAAGATGGACGAGGGACGGATGGTCGCCCTGATGCAGCGGTACGGCCTCGAACGAATCATCGTCAACTCGGCCGCCGATTGGGGCCGGTCAGATCCGCTCAAGACGGCCAAGACGGCGCAGGCGATGCTGGCGGCTTCCTTCACCGAAGACGACGTCGACCGGGTGATGTGGCGCAATCCAGTCGAGTTTTACGGCCAGAGCGGGCAACTCCGACTCATAAGCGACGAGCACGACGCCACGGGCGCATTCGCCGGCAACACGATCCACCGCGGGGAAAAGCGGTGA
- the eboE gene encoding metabolite traffic protein EboE, which produces MLSYCSNVVAADTLLLLEQQLLSVFAVARDRAGLDQLGVGLWLPARTMTRLADDRRARRRLAAILADNGLAVVTMNAFPYGVFHGGSVKHAVYQPDWTTPKRLEYTRNCAEVLNDLLTDTEHGTISTLPLGWSDPWDDDADAKARHSLSTLSDELRRIENGSGHRIRLAVEPEPGCVIGSCGDALDWFARAVEGDDVDPRYVGLCLDTCHLAVMHEDPVDVLAGLAEVGVEVVKIQASNAIQISDLAAKGLDEAFAEFGNSPYLHQVNGIDADGHPWFRDDFSLEDPSTPRSGSARVHYHVPLHLSPPAPLSNTSQVLVDVMDMLRDGSLPGPIDIEIETYTWDVLPPSLRSGSLAEDIAAEIRWLDELISEWDPA; this is translated from the coding sequence ATGTTGTCCTACTGCAGCAACGTCGTTGCCGCCGACACCTTGCTGCTGCTGGAGCAGCAATTGCTATCGGTGTTCGCTGTGGCCCGGGACCGGGCCGGGCTCGACCAACTCGGCGTCGGGTTGTGGTTGCCGGCCCGCACCATGACTCGGCTGGCAGACGATCGTCGTGCGCGTCGTCGCCTGGCTGCCATCCTGGCGGACAACGGGCTAGCTGTGGTGACCATGAATGCCTTCCCCTACGGAGTTTTCCACGGCGGTTCGGTGAAGCACGCAGTCTACCAACCGGATTGGACGACACCTAAGCGGTTGGAATACACCAGAAACTGCGCCGAGGTACTAAATGACCTGCTGACTGACACGGAGCACGGCACCATCTCGACGCTGCCGCTGGGTTGGAGCGATCCATGGGACGACGACGCAGATGCCAAGGCCCGGCACAGTCTGTCCACGCTGAGCGATGAGCTACGCCGCATTGAGAACGGGTCTGGGCATCGAATCAGACTGGCCGTCGAACCCGAACCCGGCTGTGTCATCGGATCTTGTGGCGATGCGCTCGATTGGTTTGCGCGGGCAGTCGAGGGCGATGACGTGGACCCGCGATATGTGGGTCTGTGCCTGGATACCTGCCATTTGGCCGTGATGCACGAAGACCCCGTCGACGTCTTGGCCGGCCTGGCCGAAGTGGGAGTAGAGGTGGTAAAGATACAGGCCTCCAACGCTATTCAGATCTCCGACTTGGCCGCCAAAGGGTTGGACGAGGCCTTCGCCGAGTTCGGTAACTCCCCGTATTTGCATCAGGTCAACGGTATCGACGCGGACGGTCACCCGTGGTTTCGAGACGATTTCTCCCTCGAAGACCCATCAACACCCAGGTCGGGTAGTGCACGAGTGCACTACCATGTGCCGTTGCACCTCAGTCCGCCCGCACCGCTGAGCAACACGTCGCAGGTACTTGTTGATGTCATGGACATGCTGCGCGACGGGTCGCTGCCGGGGCCGATCGACATCGAAATCGAAACTTACACGTGGGATGTCCTTCCGCCGTCGCTGCGTAGTGGCAGCCTGGCCGAAGATATTGCGGCGGAGATTCGCTGGCTGGACGAACTGATAAGTGAGTGGGATCCGGCATGA
- a CDS encoding amino acid permease translates to MPNDVPVADPAETQPHLRRDLANRHIQLIAIGGAIGTGLFMGSGRTISLAGPAVLLVYGIIGFFVFFVLRAMGELLLSNLNYKSFVDFTADLLGPAAGFFVGWSYWFAWVVTGIADLVAITGYSKFWWPDLPTWLPAVVTIGLIILVNLSSVRHFGELEFWFALIKVVAIICLIAIGAILVATNFVSPHGAHATIENLWNDGGFFPTGFLGVVSGFQIAFFAYIGVELIGTAAAETENPRRTLPRAINAVPLRVAVFYIGALLAILAVVPWRQFAGGQSPFVAMFSLAGLVAAASIVNFVVITAASSSANSGFFSTGRMLFGLADEGHAPAAFRRLNRGGVPASALLLTAPLLLTSIPVLYAGRSVIGAFTLVTAVASLLFMFVWAMIIVSYLVYRRRHPQRHTASVYKMPGGVAMCWAILAFFVFVVWTLTTEPETTLALAWFPLWFVVLTLGWLIAQRRPVKAYLALCRTWASRMRSRTAVADTRAGASESSSGTDVITTGVSSSESGSLPCVPPTCVPVSPTTPIV, encoded by the coding sequence ATGCCGAACGATGTCCCCGTTGCCGACCCGGCAGAGACCCAACCACATCTGCGTCGCGACCTTGCCAACCGTCATATTCAGTTGATCGCGATCGGAGGCGCGATCGGCACCGGCCTCTTCATGGGATCCGGGCGAACGATCTCCCTCGCCGGTCCGGCGGTGCTGCTGGTGTACGGGATCATTGGCTTCTTCGTGTTCTTCGTGTTGCGCGCGATGGGCGAGCTGCTGCTGTCGAACCTGAACTACAAGTCGTTCGTCGACTTCACCGCCGACCTGTTGGGCCCTGCGGCGGGCTTTTTCGTGGGGTGGTCGTACTGGTTCGCCTGGGTCGTCACCGGCATCGCAGACCTCGTCGCGATCACCGGCTACTCAAAGTTCTGGTGGCCCGACCTGCCCACCTGGCTCCCGGCCGTGGTCACGATTGGCTTGATCATTCTGGTCAATTTGTCCAGCGTCCGCCATTTCGGGGAGCTGGAGTTCTGGTTCGCCTTGATCAAGGTCGTCGCCATCATCTGTCTGATCGCCATCGGTGCGATCCTGGTGGCGACCAACTTCGTCTCCCCGCATGGTGCGCACGCAACGATCGAGAACCTGTGGAACGACGGCGGGTTCTTCCCAACGGGCTTCCTGGGTGTGGTCAGTGGCTTCCAGATCGCGTTTTTCGCCTACATCGGTGTGGAACTCATCGGCACCGCGGCGGCCGAAACGGAGAACCCGCGCCGCACCCTTCCCCGCGCGATCAATGCGGTTCCGCTGCGGGTGGCGGTCTTCTACATCGGTGCGCTGCTGGCAATCCTGGCCGTGGTGCCGTGGCGGCAGTTCGCCGGCGGTCAGTCCCCGTTTGTGGCGATGTTCTCGCTGGCCGGACTTGTCGCCGCGGCCTCGATCGTCAACTTCGTCGTGATCACCGCGGCGTCCTCGTCAGCGAACTCGGGATTCTTCTCTACCGGGCGAATGCTTTTCGGCCTCGCCGACGAAGGCCACGCCCCGGCGGCCTTCCGCCGACTCAACCGCGGCGGCGTGCCCGCATCCGCCCTGCTGCTGACGGCTCCGCTGCTGCTGACCTCCATCCCGGTGCTGTATGCCGGCCGGTCGGTGATTGGCGCGTTCACGCTCGTCACGGCGGTCGCGTCGTTGCTGTTCATGTTTGTGTGGGCGATGATCATCGTCAGCTATCTGGTCTACCGGCGCCGACACCCGCAGCGCCACACCGCCTCGGTCTACAAGATGCCCGGGGGCGTGGCGATGTGCTGGGCCATCCTTGCGTTCTTCGTGTTCGTGGTCTGGACGCTGACCACCGAACCCGAAACCACGCTCGCGTTGGCATGGTTCCCGCTATGGTTCGTGGTCCTCACCCTGGGTTGGCTCATCGCCCAGCGCCGGCCCGTCAAAGCCTACCTGGCTCTTTGCCGCACATGGGCATCCAGAATGAGGTCACGCACGGCGGTAGCCGACACCCGCGCCGGCGCATCGGAGAGCAGCTCCGGTACCGACGTGATTACCACCGGCGTGTCGTCGTCTGAATCCGGCAGCCTCCCGTGCGTGCCGCCCACGTGCGTACCGGTGAGCCCAACGACACCCATCGTGTAG
- a CDS encoding PPE family protein encodes MDFGALPPEVNSGRMYSGPGSSPTVAAASAWNGLAAELSSAAAGYERVIATLNTEEWLGPASALMVEAVAPYVAWMRATAAQAEQAASQARAAAAAYETAFAAMVPPPLIAANRAQLASLVARNVFGQNTASIATTEAQYGEMWAQDSMAMYSYAGSSATAAKVTPFAPPPHTTSPGAAASQLAAVGKAAGTAAGAAQNTIAELIANLPSTLMGLTSPLSSLLTAGATPGWLDWFINWYLPISQLFYNTVGLPYFAIGIANSLITSWRALGLIGPEAAEAAGAPIAIAEGAVPAALGEAGPVAAGLGNAAAIGKLSVPSTWAGAAPSLAPTVGSASAPLVSDIVDQPEAAASGNLLGGMPMAGPGTGAGGAGPRYGFRVTVMSRPPFAG; translated from the coding sequence ATGGATTTTGGGGCGTTGCCACCGGAGGTCAACTCCGGGCGCATGTATTCCGGCCCGGGGTCATCACCCACAGTTGCTGCCGCGTCGGCCTGGAACGGGCTGGCCGCGGAGCTGAGTTCGGCGGCCGCCGGCTACGAGAGGGTGATTGCGACGCTGAACACCGAAGAATGGCTGGGTCCGGCGTCGGCATTGATGGTCGAGGCGGTCGCCCCCTACGTGGCGTGGATGAGAGCCACCGCCGCCCAAGCAGAGCAAGCGGCCAGTCAGGCGCGCGCAGCAGCGGCCGCTTATGAAACTGCATTTGCCGCCATGGTGCCCCCACCACTCATCGCAGCCAATCGTGCTCAGCTAGCTTCGCTGGTAGCGCGCAACGTGTTCGGGCAGAACACCGCCTCGATCGCAACCACCGAAGCTCAATACGGTGAAATGTGGGCCCAAGACTCGATGGCCATGTATAGCTACGCGGGTTCCTCGGCGACCGCGGCGAAGGTGACACCGTTTGCCCCGCCGCCGCACACCACCAGCCCCGGCGCCGCGGCGTCGCAGCTGGCCGCAGTCGGCAAAGCTGCTGGCACTGCAGCCGGTGCGGCGCAGAACACGATCGCCGAGCTGATCGCTAACCTGCCCAGCACGCTGATGGGGCTCACCTCGCCCCTCTCGTCCCTCTTGACGGCCGGAGCAACCCCGGGATGGCTGGATTGGTTCATCAACTGGTACTTGCCCATATCACAGCTTTTCTACAACACCGTGGGTTTGCCGTATTTCGCTATTGGTATTGCCAACAGCCTCATTACATCGTGGCGGGCGCTGGGATTGATCGGACCCGAAGCCGCCGAAGCTGCCGGGGCACCGATCGCCATAGCCGAGGGCGCCGTACCGGCGGCGCTCGGCGAAGCGGGGCCGGTAGCCGCCGGTCTGGGCAACGCGGCCGCCATCGGCAAGCTATCGGTGCCGAGCACCTGGGCGGGGGCCGCCCCGAGCTTGGCCCCGACCGTGGGTTCGGCCTCCGCACCGCTGGTTAGCGACATCGTCGATCAACCGGAGGCAGCGGCGTCGGGAAACCTGTTGGGTGGCATGCCGATGGCCGGTCCGGGCACCGGCGCGGGGGGTGCAGGTCCTCGGTACGGGTTCCGGGTTACGGTGATGTCTCGGCCGCCGTTTGCCGGATAG
- a CDS encoding PPE family protein, protein MNFGALPPEVNSGRMYSGAGSGPLMEAAAAWDNIAAELSSAATSYDSVISELASMRWWSGPASDSMVAAALPFVCWLSATATLAEQTAIQGRATAAAFEAAFAMTVPPPVIAANRTLLTTLIATNWFGQNTPAIATTELQYAEMWAQDAAAMFGYASAAALSSVLTPFAPPPITTNPAALAGQTAAVDQAAGTTAGTFASTLSEATAHLISAAALAAVLTQHTAVAAIPWSDIQQYWIMFLGALATAEGFIYDSGGFTLMILGTAGQLLWAPAAATAGAGEVAAGASGAAAWSALSQMGAGPVAASAALAAKIGPMSVPPSWCAQLATPQAPPAGISVPSIRAATEVGEVSGLLRGVPTQGRSRAAHTGRRYGVRLTVMSRQPNVG, encoded by the coding sequence ATCAACTTTGGGGCGTTACCTCCCGAGGTCAACTCCGGGCGCATGTACAGCGGGGCGGGATCGGGGCCCCTAATGGAAGCGGCGGCGGCCTGGGACAACATTGCCGCAGAACTCTCCTCGGCGGCGACGAGCTACGATTCGGTGATCTCCGAGCTGGCCAGCATGCGGTGGTGGTCGGGGCCCGCGTCGGATTCGATGGTGGCCGCCGCCCTGCCCTTTGTCTGCTGGTTGAGTGCAACCGCAACGCTCGCCGAGCAGACCGCGATTCAGGGTAGGGCGACGGCGGCGGCCTTTGAGGCGGCTTTTGCGATGACGGTGCCCCCGCCGGTGATCGCGGCCAACCGGACATTGTTGACGACGCTCATCGCGACCAACTGGTTCGGACAAAACACGCCAGCGATCGCCACCACCGAGTTGCAATACGCCGAGATGTGGGCCCAAGACGCCGCCGCGATGTTCGGCTATGCCAGCGCCGCCGCGCTTTCCTCGGTTTTGACTCCGTTTGCACCGCCGCCGATAACCACCAACCCGGCCGCCCTGGCCGGCCAGACCGCCGCGGTGGACCAGGCCGCCGGCACCACGGCAGGCACCTTCGCGTCAACGTTGTCAGAAGCGACCGCCCACCTCATCAGCGCCGCTGCGCTGGCCGCGGTGCTAACACAGCACACCGCGGTAGCGGCGATTCCATGGAGCGACATACAGCAGTACTGGATCATGTTCCTTGGCGCCCTTGCTACCGCAGAAGGGTTCATCTACGACAGCGGTGGCTTCACTTTGATGATTCTTGGGACCGCGGGACAGCTGTTGTGGGCGCCCGCGGCGGCGACGGCCGGTGCGGGCGAGGTAGCGGCCGGCGCGAGCGGAGCCGCTGCGTGGTCGGCCTTGTCGCAGATGGGCGCGGGACCGGTGGCCGCGAGCGCGGCTCTGGCCGCCAAGATCGGACCGATGTCGGTGCCGCCAAGCTGGTGCGCTCAGCTCGCCACGCCCCAGGCGCCGCCCGCGGGGATATCGGTTCCTAGTATTCGCGCCGCCACTGAGGTCGGTGAGGTATCGGGCCTCCTCCGGGGTGTACCGACGCAGGGCAGGAGTCGCGCCGCCCACACGGGACGCCGATACGGAGTACGGCTCACCGTGATGTCTCGCCAACCGAACGTCGGATAG